The proteins below come from a single Planctomycetaceae bacterium genomic window:
- a CDS encoding sugar-binding protein, translated as MSTLFLQQPLLAPAKSPRRIVVLVLTAAAFCTSFVTTVFAADDGVRAVVTRATGTVAIDGDISEFQHAVCTPVEYFNSDTKNRPAQFFYLWDDEAFYVGLRTLDEHFFSPVTPLWEGDAVEWYFDTRRDSTFRDQKWGKGSVHCFFTPMELDNLNPRFCLRPGYLDAIPQTGVEVAAKRWKHGLQVEFKLPWVNFPDFQPRAGEVIGVDAELSYSDGGPRSYRSFVFGSPLSVQQPGNLARVLLVDDFQREHWKSAAAVMMPIRIDTSWSQPGVPHVQGRIAMPANRSNEIGKVVFHLIGLDGNPIGEFEAAEEQILQADGNFRTRVAQWPADLAAPGTYNVYAVIHNTNGDELARVAPRMVSVNSQQGY; from the coding sequence ATGAGCACACTGTTTCTTCAGCAGCCGCTTCTCGCTCCGGCGAAATCACCCCGTCGCATTGTCGTTCTGGTTCTTACGGCGGCGGCATTCTGTACGTCGTTCGTGACGACTGTGTTCGCCGCTGATGACGGCGTGCGAGCAGTCGTCACTCGCGCGACCGGTACCGTGGCGATTGACGGCGACATCAGTGAATTTCAGCACGCCGTCTGCACGCCGGTGGAGTACTTCAATTCCGACACGAAGAACCGGCCGGCTCAGTTCTTCTACCTGTGGGATGACGAAGCGTTTTATGTCGGACTGCGGACGCTGGACGAACACTTCTTCTCACCCGTCACACCGCTGTGGGAAGGCGACGCGGTGGAATGGTACTTCGACACTCGGCGAGACAGCACGTTTCGCGATCAGAAATGGGGCAAAGGGTCCGTGCATTGCTTCTTCACGCCAATGGAACTCGACAATCTGAACCCTCGCTTCTGTCTGCGACCGGGTTACCTGGACGCAATTCCCCAGACCGGCGTCGAAGTCGCCGCAAAGCGGTGGAAGCATGGTCTTCAGGTGGAATTCAAACTGCCGTGGGTGAACTTTCCCGACTTTCAACCGAGAGCCGGCGAAGTGATTGGTGTCGATGCCGAGTTGTCATACAGCGACGGCGGGCCGAGGTCGTATCGCAGCTTCGTGTTCGGAAGTCCGCTGTCCGTTCAGCAGCCGGGCAACCTGGCGCGGGTGCTGCTGGTCGATGATTTCCAGCGGGAGCACTGGAAGTCTGCGGCCGCGGTGATGATGCCGATTCGAATCGACACGTCATGGTCTCAGCCGGGAGTGCCTCACGTGCAGGGCCGTATCGCAATGCCCGCAAATCGCAGCAACGAAATCGGGAAGGTTGTGTTCCACCTGATCGGTCTCGACGGAAATCCGATCGGCGAGTTCGAAGCCGCCGAAGAGCAGATCCTTCAGGCGGACGGCAACTTTCGCACTCGCGTGGCACAATGGCCGGCGGACCTGGCGGCTCCCGGAACGTACAACGTCTACGCCGTGATCCACAACACGAATGGCGACGAACTGGCTCGCGTCGCTCCCCGCATGGTGAGTGTGAATTCGCAGCAGGGTTACTGA
- a CDS encoding TolC family protein: MEGNAGKLAPPRSPAVLRIIVVFAMIAGCQSQRAAIQHTYKVVPPRFDSQQDSVAEHPPGHKPTADSPIRLAVFQDDVGADDAGMHTKPESTAGALPADENVPAQPLPITDDSLATLEAAAILSNPKLIGMQQQVNAAWAKTHYVDKLPDPSIGANVFGQPIETAAGSQRANLSIMQMVPWLDRLESQQRQACFEAMAMQQMLNAERLKVTADVRTNYFRLYVLHRQLDTVQGNQELLRILIDVASARVANNQATQSDVLLGTLEFSRLEEDRLSLEQQVASTTAELNRLLNRPADTPLTAPRELQVVRPDWSHEILRQTALQHQPMIAAATLTTSATRWGVEVAELKRRPDFSLSASWYVIDNNRPASAIVGVGNDAWSLGATMTVPVGREKYDAIRDEARWKHAASHADAQDVIREFDARLLDLLQQAQAAAETAVLYRDTIIPQAEQTLRADQAALAEGTVEFDRVIQNVRKLLTLEFGYHRTIGNLAIANARIRQAVGADLTGELLATDTVAERSTPSHADAADGTD, encoded by the coding sequence GTGGAAGGAAATGCAGGGAAGCTCGCGCCGCCGCGATCTCCGGCGGTGCTGCGGATTATCGTAGTATTCGCGATGATCGCTGGCTGCCAGAGCCAGCGGGCTGCGATCCAGCACACCTACAAGGTTGTTCCGCCCCGGTTCGACTCACAGCAGGACTCCGTCGCGGAGCACCCGCCGGGCCACAAGCCGACTGCCGACAGCCCGATCCGGCTGGCGGTGTTTCAAGACGACGTCGGTGCCGACGACGCCGGCATGCACACCAAACCGGAGTCGACCGCGGGAGCCTTGCCCGCCGACGAAAACGTCCCGGCTCAACCGCTACCGATTACCGACGATTCGCTGGCAACGCTCGAAGCCGCCGCGATTCTTTCCAATCCGAAGCTGATCGGAATGCAGCAGCAGGTGAACGCGGCCTGGGCCAAAACGCATTACGTCGACAAGCTGCCGGACCCGTCCATCGGCGCGAATGTTTTCGGTCAGCCGATTGAGACTGCTGCGGGATCTCAGCGAGCCAACCTGTCGATCATGCAGATGGTGCCGTGGCTGGATCGTCTGGAGTCACAGCAGCGGCAGGCGTGCTTCGAAGCGATGGCGATGCAGCAGATGCTGAACGCCGAGCGTCTTAAAGTGACAGCCGACGTACGAACCAACTATTTTCGGCTCTATGTGCTGCACCGGCAGCTCGACACCGTGCAGGGCAATCAGGAGCTGCTGCGGATTCTGATCGACGTCGCCAGCGCTCGCGTGGCAAACAATCAGGCGACACAAAGCGACGTGTTGCTGGGAACTCTGGAATTCAGCCGACTGGAAGAAGACCGTCTGTCGCTGGAACAGCAGGTGGCTTCAACGACAGCGGAACTCAATCGTCTGCTGAACCGACCGGCCGACACTCCTCTCACCGCGCCGCGCGAACTGCAGGTTGTTCGCCCCGACTGGAGCCACGAGATTCTGCGGCAGACGGCGCTGCAGCACCAGCCGATGATTGCCGCCGCAACGCTGACAACCAGCGCGACTCGCTGGGGGGTCGAGGTTGCTGAACTGAAACGTCGGCCGGATTTCAGCTTGTCTGCGTCCTGGTACGTGATCGACAACAACCGTCCCGCGTCGGCGATCGTGGGTGTCGGCAACGATGCCTGGTCGCTGGGAGCCACGATGACCGTTCCTGTGGGACGAGAAAAGTACGACGCGATTCGCGATGAAGCGCGGTGGAAGCACGCGGCATCTCACGCGGACGCGCAGGACGTGATTCGTGAGTTCGATGCCCGGCTGCTCGATTTGCTGCAGCAGGCTCAGGCCGCCGCAGAAACCGCCGTGCTGTACCGCGACACCATCATTCCTCAGGCCGAACAAACGCTGCGAGCCGATCAGGCGGCGCTGGCGGAAGGAACCGTCGAATTCGACCGGGTGATTCAGAATGTCCGAAAGCTGCTGACGCTCGAATTCGGCTACCACCGGACGATCGGCAATCTGGCGATCGCAAACGCTCGCATCCGACAGGCCGTCGGTGCGGACCTGACCGGTGAGTTGCTCGCCACGGACACCGTCGCGGAACGCAGTACGCCTTCCCATGCCGATGCTGCGGACGGCACGGACTGA